Proteins from a single region of Campylobacter sp. RM16704:
- the abc-f gene encoding ribosomal protection-like ABC-F family protein: MALIDLIDANKKFNTKIVLENANFSANLGEKIAIIGKNGEGKSSFLKALVGTLKLDSGRMIKQNNASIGMLSQQVSFESTLSVSEAVKKELEEIYQALKEFEIYNEKLALDPENKEYLKKVDELSLFIDSKDAWNLDQKIQRILEEFKLLEYKDRPLCSLSGGEIRRVGLCTLLLKNPDILLLDEPTNHLDVYMSSFLEERLKASKMCVIFISHDRYFIDAIAQKCVEIEAGKLSVFEGGYTQYLEKKAAILASLAKSHETLLKQLKSEEEWLRRGVKARLKRNEGRKERIFKMREEAKKNPGAIKRLQLEIKRASKNFNQTQSQNRKKMLFELKNISKSIADKTLFKDFNARILQGERIAIVGKNGCGKSTFLKILLDKIPLDSGEIKRGEIKIGYFDQSRSLLNTDKKLLEIFCPNGGDHIQVRGKNMHVYGYLKQFLFPKEFLEQSVSVLSGGEKNRVALALLFTKEYDILILDEPTNDLDIATINILEEYLLSFEGAILLVSHDRYFVDKIATKLYAFEDNANINIEVLSYSEYLENEKEYKDFEEFSKNLEINTTTSVKTKEKSNKKLSYKENEILNSYPDKIHKLEEEIKEIKNSLSDPELYQKIGINKLYEELKEKEEKLIILEEEYFKILEKFEE; the protein is encoded by the coding sequence TTGGCTTTAATAGATTTAATTGATGCAAATAAAAAATTTAACACAAAAATAGTTTTAGAAAATGCAAATTTTAGTGCAAATTTAGGAGAAAAAATTGCCATTATAGGCAAAAATGGCGAAGGAAAATCAAGCTTTTTAAAAGCTCTTGTAGGAACTTTAAAATTAGATAGTGGTAGGATGATTAAGCAAAATAACGCTAGTATAGGTATGCTAAGCCAACAAGTAAGCTTTGAAAGCACCTTAAGCGTAAGCGAAGCCGTCAAAAAAGAACTTGAAGAAATTTATCAAGCCTTAAAAGAATTTGAAATTTATAATGAAAAATTAGCACTTGATCCAGAAAACAAAGAATATTTAAAAAAAGTAGATGAATTAAGTTTATTTATAGACTCAAAAGACGCATGGAATTTAGACCAAAAAATACAAAGAATATTAGAAGAGTTTAAACTACTAGAATACAAAGACAGACCACTTTGCTCTTTAAGTGGTGGCGAGATAAGACGCGTAGGACTTTGCACGCTTTTGCTTAAAAATCCTGATATATTATTACTTGATGAACCAACCAACCATTTAGATGTATATATGAGTAGCTTTTTAGAAGAAAGATTAAAAGCTTCTAAGATGTGTGTTATTTTTATCTCTCATGATAGATATTTTATCGATGCTATAGCACAAAAATGCGTAGAAATAGAAGCGGGAAAATTAAGTGTTTTTGAAGGTGGATATACCCAGTATTTAGAAAAAAAAGCAGCCATTTTAGCTTCTTTAGCAAAAAGCCATGAAACCTTGCTTAAACAACTAAAAAGCGAGGAAGAATGGCTAAGAAGAGGTGTAAAAGCTAGACTAAAACGCAACGAAGGGCGTAAAGAGCGAATTTTTAAAATGCGCGAAGAAGCTAAAAAAAATCCAGGAGCTATCAAACGCTTACAACTTGAAATCAAAAGAGCTAGTAAAAATTTCAACCAAACCCAAAGTCAAAACCGCAAAAAAATGCTTTTTGAGCTTAAAAATATCTCAAAATCCATAGCAGATAAAACACTTTTTAAAGACTTTAACGCAAGAATTTTACAAGGTGAGCGCATAGCTATAGTAGGTAAAAATGGCTGTGGGAAATCCACTTTTTTAAAAATTTTACTTGATAAAATTCCACTTGATAGCGGAGAGATTAAAAGAGGTGAAATTAAAATAGGCTATTTTGATCAAAGCAGAAGCTTGCTCAATACTGATAAAAAACTTTTAGAAATTTTTTGTCCAAATGGTGGTGATCATATACAAGTGCGTGGTAAAAATATGCATGTTTATGGGTATTTAAAACAATTTTTATTTCCAAAAGAATTTTTAGAACAAAGTGTGAGTGTTTTAAGTGGGGGCGAAAAAAATAGAGTTGCCCTAGCCTTGCTTTTTACTAAAGAATATGATATATTGATTTTAGATGAACCAACAAATGATTTAGACATAGCCACAATTAACATCTTAGAAGAATATTTGCTTTCTTTTGAAGGTGCAATTTTACTTGTCTCGCATGATAGATATTTTGTTGATAAAATAGCAACTAAACTTTATGCTTTTGAAGATAATGCAAATATCAATATAGAAGTTCTTTCCTATAGCGAATATTTAGAAAATGAAAAAGAATACAAAGACTTTGAAGAATTTTCTAAAAACCTAGAAATAAACACTACAACAAGTGTAAAAACAAAAGAAAAATCAAACAAAAAACTAAGCTACAAGGAAAATGAAATTTTAAACTCATATCCTGATAAAATTCACAAATTAGAAGAAGAAATCAAAGAAATTAAAAATTCTCTATCCGATCCTGAGCTTTATCAGAAAATTGGAATTAATAAGCTTTATGAAGAATTAAAAGAAAAAGAAGAAAAATTAATTATCTTGGAAGAAGAGTATTTTAAAATTCTTGAAAAATTTGAAGAATAA